One window of the Streptomyces sp. NBC_00259 genome contains the following:
- a CDS encoding DUF4349 domain-containing protein gives MRARLRFAAVVLMASLALAGCGSGASNGSSADSKEAAAGEAAAGGAAKGPAPDSAHAGAQPPGGKGQQTAVPQTHVIRTAELHVEVKDATAALASVRTAVEGAGGHVADESTERIDDTQVTSRVVLRVPQDRYATLLTDLAGTGKLLSRKADAKDVTGQVVDVESRIATQRASVARVRALMDRAEQLSDVVTLEGELSRRQAELESLLAQQASLKDRTTMATITLELSEPEKKEQAKTEDDPGFLDALSGGWNALVTTLRWIVVVLGAAAPFLLAFAVAYAVWRFLVRPRLRGRTARGPAPRKD, from the coding sequence ATGCGTGCACGGCTCAGGTTCGCGGCAGTGGTTCTCATGGCCTCACTCGCGCTCGCCGGGTGCGGCTCCGGCGCCTCGAACGGCTCCTCGGCCGACAGCAAGGAGGCGGCGGCAGGCGAGGCGGCGGCGGGCGGGGCGGCGAAGGGTCCCGCGCCGGACTCCGCTCACGCGGGTGCCCAGCCGCCCGGAGGCAAGGGGCAGCAGACGGCGGTGCCGCAGACCCACGTCATCAGGACCGCCGAGCTGCATGTGGAGGTGAAGGACGCCACGGCGGCGCTCGCCTCGGTCCGTACGGCGGTGGAGGGCGCCGGCGGGCACGTCGCCGACGAGTCCACCGAGCGGATCGACGACACGCAGGTGACGTCCCGGGTGGTGCTGCGCGTGCCGCAGGACCGGTACGCGACGCTTCTCACGGACCTGGCGGGCACCGGGAAGCTGCTGTCCCGCAAGGCGGACGCCAAGGACGTCACCGGTCAAGTGGTCGACGTGGAGAGCAGGATCGCCACCCAGCGGGCGAGTGTGGCGCGGGTGCGGGCGCTGATGGACCGGGCGGAGCAGCTGAGTGATGTGGTCACCCTGGAAGGCGAACTGAGCAGGCGTCAGGCCGAGCTGGAGTCGCTGCTGGCGCAGCAGGCGTCGCTGAAGGACCGTACGACGATGGCGACGATCACGCTGGAGCTGTCCGAGCCGGAGAAGAAGGAGCAGGCGAAGACCGAGGACGACCCCGGTTTCCTGGACGCGCTGTCCGGCGGCTGGAACGCGCTGGTGACGACCCTGCGGTGGATCGTGGTGGTGCTGGGCGCGGCGGCGCCGTTCCTGCTGGCGTTCGCGGTGGCGTACGCGGTGTGGCGGTTCCTGGTCCGGCCGCGGCTGCGCGGCCGCACCGCCCGGGGTCCGGCCCCGCGGAAGGACTGA
- the hemG gene encoding protoporphyrinogen oxidase, whose translation MLPSSEHPGVRARHVVVIGGGIAGLAAAHRLVTAGARVTLLEATDRLGGKLLTGEIAGAPVDLGAESMLARRPEAVALARAVGLGDRLQAPATTTASVWTRGALRPMPKGHVMGVPAGPEALEGLLSAEGLARIAQERELPPAELGDDVAVGAYVAERLGREVVDRLVEPLLGGVYAGDAYRISMKAAVPQLFEAARAAHGSLLDAAREVQRRAAAGQETAGPVFMGLDGGIGTLPPAVAAAVRAGGGEILTETPVLGLTRTAEGWKIRTDERELTADGVVLATPAWSASALLAAEAPAASAELARIEYASMALVTLAFRRADVAALPAGSGFLVPPVDGRTIKASTFSARKWNWTAERAPGLFLLRTSVGRYGEEEALEREDDDLVSVSLKDLGEATGLAARPVATEVTRWIGGLPQYPVGHPARVARVRETVAALPGLRVCGAAYDGVGIPACIGSGQRAADEIIATAPLVRGTVRDGRE comes from the coding sequence ATGCTGCCCTCCTCAGAGCACCCCGGCGTCCGCGCCCGCCATGTCGTCGTCATCGGCGGCGGTATCGCGGGGCTCGCGGCGGCGCACCGGCTGGTCACCGCCGGAGCGCGGGTGACCCTGCTGGAGGCCACCGACCGGCTCGGCGGCAAGCTCCTGACGGGGGAGATCGCCGGCGCCCCCGTCGACCTGGGCGCCGAGTCGATGCTCGCCCGCCGCCCCGAGGCGGTCGCGCTCGCACGCGCCGTCGGACTCGGGGACCGGCTGCAGGCCCCCGCCACCACCACCGCGTCCGTCTGGACCCGGGGCGCGCTGCGGCCCATGCCCAAGGGCCATGTGATGGGCGTGCCCGCCGGCCCGGAGGCGCTCGAAGGACTGCTGTCCGCCGAGGGCCTCGCCCGGATCGCGCAGGAGCGCGAGCTGCCCCCGGCCGAACTCGGCGACGACGTCGCCGTCGGTGCCTACGTGGCGGAGCGCCTCGGCCGCGAGGTCGTCGACCGGCTCGTGGAACCGCTCCTCGGCGGTGTGTACGCGGGCGACGCCTACCGCATCTCCATGAAGGCCGCCGTCCCCCAGCTCTTCGAGGCCGCCAGGGCCGCCCACGGCTCCCTGCTGGACGCGGCGCGCGAGGTCCAGCGCCGGGCCGCCGCCGGGCAGGAGACGGCCGGCCCCGTGTTCATGGGCCTCGACGGCGGCATCGGCACCCTGCCGCCCGCCGTCGCCGCCGCCGTACGGGCCGGCGGCGGCGAGATCCTCACCGAGACCCCGGTGCTGGGCCTGACCCGTACCGCCGAGGGCTGGAAGATCCGTACCGACGAGCGGGAGCTGACCGCCGACGGCGTCGTCCTCGCCACCCCCGCCTGGTCCGCGTCCGCGCTGCTCGCCGCGGAGGCGCCGGCCGCCTCCGCCGAGCTGGCCCGGATCGAGTACGCGTCGATGGCGCTGGTGACCCTCGCGTTCCGCCGCGCCGACGTCGCCGCGCTGCCCGCCGGCTCCGGCTTCCTCGTCCCGCCGGTGGACGGTCGCACGATCAAGGCGTCCACCTTCTCCGCCCGGAAGTGGAACTGGACCGCCGAGCGCGCCCCCGGCCTCTTCCTGCTCCGCACCTCCGTCGGCCGCTACGGCGAGGAGGAGGCGCTGGAGCGGGAGGACGACGACCTCGTCTCGGTGTCCCTCAAGGACCTCGGCGAGGCCACCGGACTGGCCGCGCGGCCCGTCGCCACCGAGGTCACCCGCTGGATCGGCGGACTGCCGCAGTACCCCGTCGGCCATCCGGCCCGGGTCGCCCGCGTACGGGAGACGGTGGCCGCACTGCCCGGGCTGCGCGTGTGCGGAGCTGCGTACGACGGTGTCGGCATCCCCGCGTGCATCGGCAGCGGGCAGCGTGCCGCGGACGAGATCATCGCCACGGCCCCCCTGGTGCGGGGCACTGTCCGGGACGGGCGAGAATAG
- the hemQ gene encoding hydrogen peroxide-dependent heme synthase yields the protein MSAPEKIPNAGKKAKDLNEVIRYTLWSVFKLRDVLPEDRAGYADEVQELFDQLAAKDVTVRGTYDLSGLRADADLMIWWHAETADQLQEAYNLFRRTRLGRALEPVWSNMALHRPAEFNKSHIPAFLADETPRNYVSVYPFVRSYDWYLLPDEDRRRMLADHGKMARGYPDVRANTVASFSLGDYEWLLAFEADELHRIVDLMRHLRASEARMHVREEIPFYTGRRKSVADLVAGLA from the coding sequence ATGAGTGCGCCCGAAAAGATCCCGAACGCCGGTAAGAAGGCGAAGGACCTCAACGAGGTCATCCGCTACACCCTGTGGTCAGTCTTCAAGCTGCGCGACGTACTGCCCGAGGACCGTGCCGGCTACGCCGACGAGGTCCAGGAGCTGTTCGACCAGCTCGCCGCCAAGGACGTCACCGTCCGCGGCACGTACGACCTGTCCGGCCTGCGCGCCGACGCCGACCTGATGATCTGGTGGCACGCGGAGACCGCGGACCAGCTCCAGGAGGCGTACAACCTCTTCCGCCGCACGCGCCTCGGCCGTGCGCTGGAGCCGGTCTGGTCGAACATGGCGCTCCACCGCCCCGCCGAGTTCAACAAGTCGCACATCCCGGCCTTCCTCGCCGACGAGACGCCGCGCAACTACGTGTCGGTGTACCCGTTCGTGCGCTCGTACGACTGGTACCTGCTGCCCGACGAGGATCGCCGCCGTATGCTCGCCGACCACGGCAAGATGGCCCGCGGCTACCCGGACGTGCGCGCCAACACGGTCGCCTCGTTCTCGCTCGGCGACTACGAGTGGCTCCTCGCCTTCGAGGCCGACGAGCTGCACCGCATCGTCGACCTCATGCGCCATCTGCGCGCCTCCGAGGCCCGTATGCACGTCCGCGAGGAGATCCCCTTCTACACCGGGCGTCGCAAGAGCGTGGCGGATCTGGTGGCGGGGCTCGCGTGA
- a CDS encoding alpha/beta hydrolase, with product MRAAALYGAVGSLVLSALTAAPAGGATPTPYGTPEDRGAIVAAARAAATGVAFGACPAAQKLPPSAECGTVAVPLDYADPWGPGIRLTVSRLKATGAPADRQGALVYNPGGPGGSGMYFPALAKEREWKRIAAAYDMVGYDPRGVGRSAPLSCQNPAEFAKAPTQAPVLPSAAYKRERAARAQAYAQGCARNAGPALRHYHSLNNARDLEVLRAALGERRLTFLGASYGTYLGALYAVLFPGHVRRMVLDSVVDPEPAKIWYTSNLEQSLAFESRWADFRAWVARHHGTYGLGRTPAQVQASYDRARARLAATPAGGTVGPGQLHSAFVRTVYYDGYWPRRALALARYLKGDPRPLVAQAAPDPRDAVEDENGNAVYTAVQCNDAAWPTNWAVWDRDNTALARRAPFETWANVWMNLPCAYWPAPRQQPLDVRTGPGELPPLLILAAERDAATPYAGALRLQERLAGSVLVTERASGTHGISGGANACVNGHMETYLLTGRTPVRRASCAPHPQPDPVSLDRRAVERKLPPAV from the coding sequence ATGAGAGCAGCAGCCCTGTACGGAGCCGTCGGCTCCCTGGTCCTCTCGGCCCTCACCGCGGCCCCGGCCGGCGGCGCGACGCCGACCCCGTACGGCACGCCCGAGGACCGTGGCGCGATCGTCGCCGCCGCGCGTGCCGCGGCCACCGGAGTCGCCTTCGGCGCCTGCCCGGCGGCACAGAAGCTCCCGCCGTCCGCCGAGTGCGGCACGGTCGCCGTCCCGCTGGACTACGCCGACCCCTGGGGCCCCGGGATCCGGCTCACCGTCAGCCGGCTGAAGGCGACGGGCGCACCGGCCGACCGTCAGGGAGCGCTCGTCTACAACCCCGGCGGGCCCGGCGGTTCCGGCATGTACTTCCCCGCGCTCGCGAAGGAGCGCGAGTGGAAGCGGATCGCGGCGGCGTACGACATGGTGGGCTACGACCCGCGCGGAGTGGGCCGTTCCGCGCCGCTGTCCTGTCAGAACCCGGCGGAGTTCGCGAAAGCGCCCACCCAGGCCCCGGTCCTGCCCTCCGCCGCGTACAAACGCGAGCGCGCCGCGCGTGCCCAGGCGTACGCGCAGGGCTGCGCCCGCAACGCGGGCCCCGCGCTGCGGCACTACCACTCGCTCAACAACGCGCGTGACCTGGAAGTGCTGCGGGCGGCCCTGGGCGAGCGGCGGCTCACCTTCCTCGGCGCCTCCTACGGCACCTATCTGGGGGCGTTGTACGCCGTGCTGTTTCCCGGCCATGTGCGGCGCATGGTCCTCGACTCGGTGGTCGATCCGGAGCCGGCGAAGATCTGGTACACGAGCAATCTGGAGCAGTCGCTCGCCTTCGAGAGCCGTTGGGCGGACTTCCGCGCCTGGGTCGCACGGCACCACGGGACGTACGGTCTCGGGCGGACGCCCGCGCAGGTGCAGGCGAGTTACGACCGGGCCCGTGCCCGGCTGGCGGCAACGCCCGCGGGCGGCACGGTGGGTCCGGGCCAGCTGCACTCGGCGTTCGTCAGGACCGTCTACTACGACGGCTACTGGCCACGGCGCGCCCTCGCGCTCGCCCGGTATCTGAAGGGCGATCCGCGTCCCCTGGTCGCGCAGGCCGCGCCCGATCCGCGCGACGCCGTCGAGGACGAGAACGGCAACGCGGTCTACACGGCCGTCCAGTGCAACGACGCCGCCTGGCCCACGAACTGGGCGGTGTGGGACCGCGACAACACCGCGCTGGCACGGCGTGCGCCGTTCGAGACCTGGGCCAATGTGTGGATGAACCTGCCGTGCGCGTACTGGCCGGCGCCACGGCAGCAGCCGCTCGACGTCCGCACCGGCCCCGGTGAACTGCCGCCGCTGCTGATCCTGGCGGCCGAGCGGGACGCGGCCACGCCGTACGCGGGTGCGCTGCGACTGCAGGAACGGCTCGCCGGTTCCGTACTGGTCACGGAGCGGGCGTCGGGGACGCACGGCATCTCCGGCGGCGCGAACGCCTGCGTCAACGGCCATATGGAGACGTATCTCCTGACGGGAAGGACGCCGGTGCGGCGCGCGTCATGCGCGCCGCACCCGCAGCCGGACCCGGTGTCGCTGGACCGGCGGGCGGTCGAGCGAAAGCTGCCGCCTGCCGTCTGA
- a CDS encoding TIGR04222 domain-containing membrane protein — translation MLWVFLLLPAWAAAGISCGRLCLAAAEAAGTAESAAATEAGHDDAAPRRERGHAHELSLYEAAFLAGGPYRVVTLTLVSMHRARRLLLAHTGWATVVDPEGADELERSVIGAIGPEGQSRIAAVRHTTAAADAVRAVSDRLVTAGLAVPEAVRASVTGAVRAVRRAAAFTVALAAVALLMLPHEPGAKGTVAAWFVLPLVLTLGCLVIARVEVSPYTRWASPDGLRLLRSLSPGHGGEVPAGDGPLGGERAFLTEVAVHGTGALDDPALRAALGDNQATQKGH, via the coding sequence ATGCTCTGGGTCTTCCTCCTGCTGCCGGCGTGGGCCGCGGCGGGCATCAGCTGCGGACGGCTGTGTCTCGCCGCCGCCGAAGCGGCCGGAACCGCCGAATCGGCCGCGGCCACCGAAGCCGGCCACGACGATGCCGCCCCGAGGCGTGAACGCGGCCATGCCCATGAACTGAGCCTGTACGAGGCGGCGTTCCTCGCCGGCGGCCCGTACCGCGTGGTCACACTGACACTGGTCTCGATGCACCGCGCACGGCGGCTGCTGCTCGCGCACACCGGCTGGGCGACGGTCGTCGACCCGGAGGGCGCGGACGAGCTGGAGCGTTCCGTGATCGGCGCCATCGGCCCCGAGGGTCAGTCCCGGATAGCGGCGGTACGGCACACGACGGCCGCGGCCGACGCCGTACGCGCCGTCTCGGACCGGCTCGTCACCGCCGGACTCGCCGTGCCCGAGGCGGTGCGGGCGTCGGTGACGGGCGCCGTGCGGGCCGTCCGGCGCGCTGCCGCGTTCACCGTGGCGCTGGCGGCGGTCGCGCTGCTGATGCTCCCTCACGAACCGGGGGCGAAGGGGACGGTGGCCGCGTGGTTCGTGCTTCCGCTCGTGCTCACGCTGGGCTGCCTGGTGATCGCCCGCGTCGAGGTGTCCCCGTACACCCGCTGGGCGTCGCCGGACGGTCTGCGGCTGCTCCGGAGCCTGTCCCCCGGCCACGGCGGCGAGGTTCCGGCCGGTGACGGCCCCCTCGGCGGGGAGCGGGCCTTCCTCACCGAGGTCGCCGTGCACGGGACCGGCGCCCTCGACGATCCGGCGCTGCGCGCCGCACTCGGCGACAACCAGGCGACTCAAAAGGGTCATTGA
- a CDS encoding TIGR04222 domain-containing membrane protein: protein MNVLAVLVFLAVGVSSTLLIRGLAAARRGPGGPVHDLMEVAFLNGGPARAVDTALAAMCTDGRLMLGGPGIVAVRHHVAHNHVERAVLDELAAAPSGALHTLRLAVMRNPAVQEIGDGLAARGLMVPPGSAGTWRVWSVWQSALSAVLLPVSLVLTFAQYVAYEGLSDLPFPFIVKVLPACFAGVVIGLVCLSHARSRVTGAGRRAAAEYRLAHAYGADTGHLVAVGGLRAVPDPVLQAQLIAAARLVRSGGGSSGRSGSSSDALFPVAVWCAASGSGSGGSGGGGCGTGGGGGGACSSGSSCGGGSGGGSSCGGSSGGGSSCGGSSGGGSGCGGGSSG from the coding sequence ATGAACGTACTCGCCGTACTGGTGTTTCTCGCCGTGGGCGTCTCCTCGACGCTGCTGATCCGAGGGCTGGCGGCCGCGCGCCGCGGGCCCGGCGGCCCCGTGCACGACCTCATGGAGGTCGCGTTCCTGAACGGCGGGCCCGCCCGTGCCGTCGACACGGCGCTGGCCGCCATGTGCACGGACGGACGGCTGATGCTGGGCGGTCCCGGCATCGTCGCCGTCCGGCACCACGTGGCCCACAACCATGTCGAGCGCGCGGTGCTCGACGAGCTCGCGGCGGCGCCGAGCGGCGCGCTGCACACCCTCCGGCTGGCCGTGATGCGCAACCCCGCCGTGCAGGAGATCGGTGACGGGCTCGCGGCGCGCGGGCTGATGGTCCCGCCCGGTTCGGCCGGCACGTGGCGGGTCTGGAGCGTCTGGCAGTCGGCGCTGTCCGCCGTGTTGCTGCCGGTGTCGCTGGTGCTGACGTTCGCGCAGTACGTGGCGTACGAAGGGCTGTCCGATCTGCCGTTCCCGTTCATCGTGAAGGTCCTGCCGGCGTGCTTCGCGGGCGTGGTGATCGGGCTGGTGTGCCTGTCCCACGCGCGCAGCAGGGTCACGGGCGCGGGGCGCCGGGCGGCCGCGGAATACCGCCTGGCCCATGCGTACGGCGCCGACACGGGCCACCTGGTGGCCGTGGGAGGCCTGCGCGCCGTGCCCGACCCCGTGCTCCAGGCGCAGCTGATCGCGGCGGCCCGGCTGGTGCGCTCCGGGGGAGGCAGCTCCGGACGGAGCGGCAGTTCGTCCGACGCGCTGTTCCCGGTCGCCGTGTGGTGCGCCGCCTCGGGCTCCGGCTCGGGCGGCTCCGGCGGCGGAGGCTGCGGCACGGGCGGTGGCGGGGGCGGGGCTTGCAGCAGCGGTTCCAGCTGCGGCGGCGGCTCAGGTGGGGGTTCCAGCTGCGGGGGCAGTTCGGGCGGCGGATCCAGCTGCGGCGGCAGCTCGGGTGGAGGTTCCGGCTGCGGCGGCGGCAGCTCCGGCTGA
- a CDS encoding DUF692 domain-containing protein, which produces MKQLDTRSSRSGLGSRSGPGRLGIGIGWRPEIADAVERLPGLDWVEVVAENLCSGHLPASLARLRERGVTVVPHGVSLGIGGAERPDEKRLADLAARAEALGSPLVTEHIAFVRAGGALTASPRLEAGHLLPVPRTRDALDVLCENVRIAQDALPVPLALENIAALISWPGEEMTEGQFLAELVERTGVRLLIDVANLHTNHLNRGEDPVKALDELPVEAIAYVHVAGGMERDGVWHDTHAHPVPRPVLDILAELRSRIDPPGVLLERDDDFPPAEELAAELETIRATVTEAGRGQGLPPGVVGGDTAGTADGDAGAGAETRTDTDVDTDTDADTDTAAHAHARERLGLAQAALLSALVAGTPAPEGFEARRLGVQIRALAAKRADVVAKVAPELPEILGGGYRAAFLAYAKSRPMQEGYRRDALDFAEQLLIAGRPEDPVARRRLTHWWQDRAAPRPPGRTTRLVRAARAALVRR; this is translated from the coding sequence ATGAAGCAGCTCGACACTCGGAGCAGTCGGAGCGGACTGGGCAGTCGGAGCGGTCCGGGCAGGCTCGGCATCGGTATCGGCTGGCGTCCGGAGATCGCCGACGCCGTCGAGCGACTGCCCGGACTCGACTGGGTCGAGGTCGTCGCGGAGAACCTGTGCTCGGGGCACCTTCCCGCTTCGCTCGCGCGTCTGCGGGAGCGGGGCGTCACCGTCGTCCCGCACGGTGTCTCGCTCGGCATCGGCGGCGCCGAACGGCCGGACGAGAAGCGGCTGGCGGACCTGGCGGCGCGCGCCGAGGCGCTCGGGTCGCCGCTGGTCACCGAGCACATCGCGTTCGTCCGGGCCGGTGGCGCGCTCACCGCGTCGCCCCGGCTGGAAGCCGGTCATCTGCTGCCGGTCCCCCGCACCCGGGACGCGCTGGACGTGCTCTGCGAGAACGTGCGCATCGCGCAGGACGCCCTGCCGGTGCCGCTCGCACTGGAGAACATCGCGGCGCTGATCTCCTGGCCCGGGGAGGAGATGACGGAGGGGCAGTTCCTGGCGGAGCTGGTCGAGCGGACCGGCGTGCGGCTGCTCATCGACGTCGCCAATCTCCACACCAACCACCTCAACCGGGGCGAGGACCCGGTGAAGGCCCTCGACGAGCTGCCGGTCGAGGCGATCGCGTACGTCCATGTGGCGGGCGGCATGGAGCGGGACGGCGTCTGGCACGACACCCACGCCCACCCGGTGCCCCGGCCGGTCCTCGACATCCTCGCGGAACTGCGTTCGCGGATCGACCCGCCCGGGGTGCTGCTGGAGCGGGACGACGACTTCCCGCCGGCGGAGGAACTGGCGGCGGAACTGGAGACGATACGGGCGACGGTGACCGAAGCGGGTCGGGGGCAGGGGCTCCCGCCGGGCGTGGTCGGCGGCGACACGGCAGGAACCGCGGACGGCGACGCCGGTGCCGGTGCCGAGACCAGGACCGACACCGACGTCGACACCGACACCGACGCCGACACCGACACCGCCGCGCACGCGCACGCGCGGGAACGGCTCGGGCTCGCGCAGGCCGCGTTGCTGTCCGCACTCGTCGCGGGGACCCCCGCGCCGGAGGGATTCGAGGCCCGGCGGCTGGGTGTGCAGATCCGCGCGCTCGCCGCCAAGCGGGCCGATGTCGTGGCGAAGGTGGCGCCCGAGCTGCCCGAGATCCTCGGCGGCGGCTACCGCGCCGCGTTCCTCGCGTACGCCAAGTCCCGTCCCATGCAAGAGGGTTACCGCCGCGACGCGCTGGACTTCGCCGAGCAGCTGCTCATCGCGGGCCGCCCGGAGGACCCGGTCGCGCGGCGGCGGCTCACCCACTGGTGGCAGGACCGGGCGGCACCCCGCCCGCCCGGCCGTACCACCCGTCTCGTCCGGGCGGCCCGCGCCGCCCTCGTCAGGAGGTGA